From Synoicihabitans lomoniglobus, the proteins below share one genomic window:
- a CDS encoding rhamnogalacturonan acetylesterase, protein MFSSRLFCCLVLGFVATARAQESAPVLNPDLPTIFIAGDSTAARNGNPDIQGWAEPFAAFFDDSAVNVANRARGGRSSRTFITEGHWAKLLAELKAGDVVLIQFGHNDGGAINREPEGSSRPLRARGSLPGLGDETEAIDNAVTGKPEVVRTFGAYVREMIADVHAREATPILVSLTIRDIWKAGKVERGSGRYRDWLRTLAAEAELGFVDLTRLAADVYQELGEPASKTFYTADYVHTNDEGARLHAALVLSGLKGLRRGAVDVTPWLSRTGTGVPKDSIGWLNLPEPADPDLLSIVLIGDSTVRNGGGDGGGGQWGWGEPLAEILDATEVNVVNRAIGGLSSRTFLTQGHWSRAKMLLKPGDWVLMQFGHNDAAPLTDARRARGTMRTAGHETQAVYNLLTHETEVVHTYGDYLRRYIKETRELGAHPVVCTPVPRKKWDDATGLISRGGPDSYAAIARQVAAEEGVPVIDLNALVAGRYDALSHEEVDTLFGDAHTHTSRLGAELTAAIVAEAWREIAAHAHED, encoded by the coding sequence ATGTTTTCTTCCCGCCTCTTCTGCTGTTTGGTGCTGGGCTTTGTCGCGACCGCGCGCGCCCAGGAATCCGCTCCCGTTCTCAATCCGGACTTGCCCACGATCTTCATCGCGGGGGATTCCACCGCCGCCCGCAACGGCAACCCCGACATTCAAGGTTGGGCCGAACCGTTTGCGGCGTTTTTTGATGACAGCGCCGTCAACGTCGCCAACCGCGCGCGTGGCGGCCGCAGCAGTCGCACGTTTATCACCGAAGGGCATTGGGCGAAGCTCCTGGCCGAACTCAAAGCGGGCGATGTCGTGCTCATCCAATTCGGCCACAATGATGGCGGCGCGATTAATCGTGAACCCGAGGGCTCCAGTCGACCGCTGCGGGCGCGCGGCTCGTTACCCGGTCTCGGGGACGAGACGGAGGCGATCGACAATGCCGTCACCGGCAAACCCGAGGTGGTGCGCACGTTCGGAGCTTATGTGCGCGAGATGATCGCGGATGTGCACGCACGGGAAGCGACGCCGATCCTTGTTTCGCTCACGATTCGCGACATTTGGAAAGCGGGCAAAGTGGAGCGTGGTTCGGGACGCTATCGGGATTGGCTGCGGACGCTCGCGGCCGAAGCGGAGTTGGGATTTGTGGATCTCACGCGGCTCGCGGCCGATGTTTATCAAGAGCTCGGCGAGCCCGCGTCGAAGACGTTTTACACGGCCGATTATGTGCACACCAACGACGAAGGTGCGCGGCTCCACGCGGCGCTGGTCTTGTCCGGCCTGAAGGGGCTGCGGCGCGGTGCGGTTGATGTCACCCCGTGGCTTTCGCGAACTGGAACCGGCGTGCCCAAGGATAGCATCGGCTGGCTGAATCTGCCTGAGCCGGCCGACCCCGACCTGCTCTCGATCGTCCTCATCGGCGACTCGACCGTGCGCAACGGCGGCGGTGATGGTGGCGGCGGTCAATGGGGTTGGGGCGAGCCGCTGGCGGAGATCCTCGACGCCACCGAAGTCAATGTCGTCAACCGCGCCATCGGTGGGCTCAGCAGTCGCACGTTTCTGACGCAAGGCCACTGGTCGCGGGCGAAGATGTTGCTCAAGCCGGGTGACTGGGTGTTGATGCAATTCGGCCACAATGACGCGGCGCCGCTCACCGATGCACGCCGGGCCCGCGGCACGATGCGGACGGCCGGCCATGAGACGCAGGCGGTCTATAATCTGCTCACCCACGAGACCGAGGTGGTGCACACCTACGGCGACTATTTGCGCCGCTATATTAAGGAAACACGCGAACTCGGCGCGCACCCGGTGGTGTGCACGCCGGTGCCGCGCAAGAAGTGGGATGATGCCACGGGTTTGATTTCGCGGGGCGGTCCCGACAGCTATGCGGCCATCGCCCGTCAGGTCGCGGCAGAGGAAGGCGTGCCCGTGATTGATTTGAACGCGCTCGTGGCCGGGCGTTATGATGCGCTGAGTCACGAGGAAGTGGATACGCTCTTTGGCGATGCCCATACGCACACGTCGCGGTTGGGCGCCGAACTCACCGCCGCGATCGTGGCGGAAGCGTGGCGCGAAATCGCCGCGCATGCCCACGAAGACTGA
- the rhaM gene encoding L-rhamnose mutarotase: MIRQAFVMSVDPGQELEYECRHRPIWPELEAVLKAHGVHNYSIFLLPETRQLFAYAEIEDEARWQAIAQTDVCQKWWRHMGDVMPSNSDHSPVSAPLREVFHLD, translated from the coding sequence ATGATTCGCCAAGCTTTTGTCATGTCCGTCGATCCCGGACAGGAACTCGAATATGAGTGCCGCCACCGTCCGATTTGGCCGGAACTCGAGGCGGTGCTGAAGGCGCACGGGGTGCACAACTACTCGATTTTTCTGCTGCCCGAGACCCGTCAACTCTTCGCTTACGCGGAGATCGAGGACGAGGCGCGCTGGCAGGCGATCGCCCAAACGGACGTCTGCCAGAAATGGTGGCGGCACATGGGGGACGTCATGCCCTCGAACTCTGATCACAGCCCCGTGAGCGCCCCGCTGCGCGAGGTTTTTCACTTGGACTAG
- a CDS encoding DUF6250 domain-containing protein: protein MHRPFASTAFPVRLFSQRAALTTTALVCLLLAAACSAPNVRNTNKRDTRRADFGGAGLSEWVVEQQPGGSVTIDDDALLITDVAGCTVWWREPLIAPVRIRYEVTVSSTGRVSDLNCFWMATDPDHPTDLFAAGHGRTGQFSTYDQLRLYYVGYGGNTNSTTRFRRYDGTGARPLDTQHDLQTPEFLLVPDHTYTIELNVTADGRVSYTRDGEVIYEIKDPAPLLRGWFGFRTVNSTTRVTAFEVVESP from the coding sequence ATGCACCGCCCGTTCGCCTCTACCGCTTTCCCCGTTCGCCTCTTTTCCCAGCGCGCCGCGCTCACCACCACCGCCCTGGTCTGCCTCCTGCTGGCCGCCGCCTGTTCCGCCCCGAATGTTCGGAATACGAACAAACGGGACACGCGACGAGCGGACTTTGGCGGAGCGGGGTTGAGCGAGTGGGTGGTTGAACAACAACCCGGCGGCAGCGTGACCATTGACGACGACGCGTTGCTGATCACGGATGTCGCCGGCTGCACCGTGTGGTGGCGCGAGCCGCTGATCGCGCCGGTCCGCATTCGCTACGAAGTCACCGTCAGCTCGACCGGCCGGGTGTCGGATCTAAACTGCTTTTGGATGGCCACCGATCCCGATCATCCCACCGACCTCTTCGCCGCCGGCCACGGTCGCACCGGCCAGTTTTCCACCTACGACCAGCTGCGCCTCTACTACGTCGGCTACGGCGGCAACACCAACTCGACCACCCGCTTCCGTCGCTACGATGGCACGGGGGCGCGGCCGTTGGACACCCAACACGACCTGCAGACACCGGAGTTTCTCCTCGTGCCCGATCACACCTACACCATTGAGCTAAACGTCACCGCCGATGGCCGCGTCAGCTACACGCGCGATGGTGAAGTCATCTACGAAATCAAAGACCCCGCCCCGCTACTCCGCGGTTGGTTCGGCTTCCGCACCGTCAACAGCACCACCCGCGTCACCGCTTTCGAGGTGGTGGAATCCCCGTGA
- a CDS encoding Tat pathway signal sequence domain protein, producing the protein MSTVTRRDFVRTAALATAAAKFVSTATAQTAPGRSSPTMPRATAAGAAPVRWLDDAAPAVFGGTTWGVSWPQGRHPATARFALTSAEGAAAPVQSWPLAYWPDGSLKWTAHAAPADVPLSGHYELAAGTPASPNRPLNTRITAEGIFVDTGVIQAHIAQQGDVLVPALTRGGETIAQAGRLVCLLEDRSAPGTTREKAFAGRIDAVTLESDGPVRAVVKIEGRHADAKRTWLPFVVRLYFYAGGDTVRAMHTITFDGDEDHDFIKGLGLRFDVPLRGELYDRHVRFAGQDDGLFGEAVRGLTGLRRFPGREVTAAQVAGEATPPLADWQQNVVERLQYIPAYDEWTLSQPNADGFQIRKRTQAGYTWLTSAQGQRAGGSGYIGTPQGGLAFGLRNFWQSYPAQLDIRGATTAAATVTVWMWAPEAPAMDLRSYHDGLGQDTYEKQYNGGLNITYEDYEPGFDTPAGVARTSELFFTVCAATPSRERLAELAAAVREPAVLTTTPEHLHASRVFGDIWTPVDRSTPARTAIEDKLDWYFEFYRDQQEQRRWYGYWNYGDVMHTYDSDRHEWRYDIGGFAWDNSELATDIWLWMQFLRSGRADLFRFAEAMTRHTGEVDVHHIGKFAPLGSRHNVLHWGCSAKQLRISTAVNRRYYYYLTGDERVGDLMRAQVEAGRALLRVPPTRKLASAEVAGDLARAESKDQDNVGLGFGTDWGSLAGAWLTEWERTGSELMKQRLLNGMRSIGAQPHGFFSAGVTMNLNTGEFSIAAPDEIGLSHLNAVFGLVEVCAELIQNFDVPEFRQAWLDYCELYSADRTTQEARLGQGLRGNSLRQGHSRLTAYAAVKLDRDDLAARAWDEFKGNNRWETFEPSRRELTGPDVLRPVEEGPGVSTNSTNQWSLAAIECLALIGRSAPKS; encoded by the coding sequence ATGTCCACTGTTACCCGCCGCGATTTCGTGCGCACGGCCGCTCTTGCCACCGCCGCCGCTAAATTTGTTTCCACCGCCACCGCGCAGACCGCGCCCGGACGCAGCAGTCCGACCATGCCGCGGGCCACCGCCGCCGGGGCCGCGCCCGTGCGTTGGCTCGATGATGCCGCGCCCGCCGTTTTCGGCGGGACGACCTGGGGCGTGTCCTGGCCGCAGGGGCGGCACCCGGCGACGGCTCGTTTCGCGCTGACCAGCGCCGAGGGTGCCGCCGCACCGGTGCAATCCTGGCCGTTGGCCTATTGGCCGGATGGATCCCTCAAGTGGACCGCTCACGCGGCGCCGGCCGACGTGCCGTTGTCCGGTCACTATGAACTCGCGGCCGGCACGCCGGCCTCGCCAAACCGGCCGCTCAACACCCGGATCACGGCCGAGGGCATTTTCGTTGATACTGGCGTGATCCAGGCGCACATCGCCCAACAGGGCGATGTGCTGGTGCCCGCCCTGACGCGGGGAGGCGAAACCATCGCCCAAGCGGGTCGCCTGGTCTGCCTGCTGGAAGATCGTAGTGCGCCCGGCACGACGCGGGAAAAGGCGTTTGCGGGTCGCATCGATGCCGTGACGTTGGAATCAGACGGCCCCGTGCGTGCCGTGGTCAAGATCGAGGGGCGTCACGCCGATGCCAAACGCACCTGGCTGCCGTTTGTGGTGCGCCTCTATTTTTACGCCGGCGGCGACACCGTGCGGGCGATGCACACCATCACGTTCGACGGGGATGAGGATCATGATTTCATCAAAGGCCTCGGGCTGCGTTTCGACGTGCCGCTGCGCGGCGAGCTCTATGATCGTCACGTGCGGTTTGCGGGACAGGACGACGGCCTTTTTGGCGAAGCCGTGCGCGGCCTCACCGGTCTGCGACGTTTCCCGGGCCGCGAGGTCACGGCTGCGCAAGTCGCGGGCGAGGCGACCCCGCCATTGGCGGACTGGCAGCAGAACGTGGTGGAACGGTTGCAATACATCCCCGCCTACGACGAGTGGACGCTCAGTCAACCGAACGCGGACGGGTTTCAAATTCGCAAGCGCACTCAGGCCGGTTACACGTGGTTGACCTCCGCCCAGGGTCAACGGGCCGGGGGCTCGGGCTACATCGGCACGCCGCAGGGCGGGCTCGCCTTTGGGTTGCGCAACTTTTGGCAAAGCTATCCCGCGCAGCTCGATATCCGCGGAGCCACCACGGCCGCCGCCACGGTGACGGTGTGGATGTGGGCCCCGGAGGCACCCGCCATGGACTTGCGGTCCTATCACGACGGACTCGGGCAGGACACTTACGAAAAGCAATACAACGGTGGTCTCAACATCACCTACGAAGACTACGAGCCCGGTTTTGACACCCCGGCGGGAGTCGCCCGCACCAGTGAGCTGTTTTTCACCGTGTGCGCCGCCACGCCCTCACGGGAACGCTTGGCGGAACTGGCAGCAGCCGTGCGCGAGCCGGCTGTGCTCACCACCACGCCGGAGCATCTGCATGCCAGCCGTGTGTTCGGCGATATCTGGACGCCGGTCGACCGCTCGACCCCGGCCCGGACGGCCATCGAGGACAAGCTCGACTGGTATTTCGAATTCTACCGCGATCAACAGGAGCAACGCCGCTGGTATGGGTATTGGAATTATGGAGACGTCATGCACACCTACGACAGCGACCGCCACGAGTGGCGTTATGACATCGGGGGGTTTGCGTGGGACAACTCCGAACTGGCGACCGACATCTGGCTGTGGATGCAGTTCCTGCGCAGCGGCCGGGCGGACTTGTTCCGTTTTGCCGAGGCGATGACGCGGCACACGGGCGAAGTTGACGTGCATCACATCGGCAAATTCGCCCCGCTCGGTTCGCGACACAATGTCCTGCACTGGGGCTGCAGCGCGAAGCAGTTGCGCATCAGCACGGCCGTCAACCGGCGTTACTATTACTACCTCACCGGCGATGAGCGGGTGGGGGATCTCATGCGCGCGCAGGTCGAAGCCGGCCGGGCGTTGTTACGCGTGCCGCCGACCCGCAAACTCGCCTCGGCGGAAGTGGCGGGCGATCTGGCCCGGGCCGAATCAAAGGATCAGGACAACGTGGGACTCGGTTTCGGCACCGATTGGGGGTCGCTGGCCGGTGCATGGCTCACCGAATGGGAACGCACGGGCAGTGAACTGATGAAGCAGCGTCTGCTGAATGGCATGCGCTCGATCGGCGCCCAGCCGCATGGATTTTTCAGCGCGGGCGTCACCATGAATCTTAACACCGGGGAGTTCTCCATCGCCGCTCCCGACGAGATCGGTCTTTCCCATCTCAATGCGGTGTTCGGGCTCGTGGAGGTCTGCGCGGAACTCATCCAGAACTTCGATGTGCCGGAATTCCGGCAGGCCTGGCTGGACTACTGCGAACTTTACAGTGCGGACCGGACGACGCAGGAAGCCCGACTCGGGCAGGGCCTGCGAGGCAACAGCCTGCGCCAGGGTCACTCCCGCCTCACGGCCTACGCCGCGGTGAAGCTCGACCGCGACGACCTCGCGGCGCGTGCCTGGGATGAATTCAAGGGCAACAACCGTTGGGAAACGTTCGAGCCGTCGCGTCGTGAATTGACCGGTCCGGACGTGCTCCGTCCGGTTGAGGAAGGCCCGGGGGTTTCGACCAACAGCACCAACCAATGGAGCCTGGCGGCGATCGAGTGTCTCGCGCTCATCGGCCGGAGTGCCCCGAAATCCTAG
- a CDS encoding DUF6797 domain-containing protein, protein MIGRGLLILSVAWPLGVLSPVLGQGRGAARGERPMYSDYRDATTPLFETTLDLRESASPVAAGNLAPRVVALTLGENVAVGFDTELLRLAAIWRGRRLTPRGLATRSYATTFGKAPPGQSDLPEPGGPLVASTGLHPGWHTRGAEAWSDPRPRWLAENELGRGPLPREVGQWRGVADRGDGVSLHYEVSGAQVEERYRARTTPKGIAVERWIKLTGAGAPRVLSLVDFGADDEAAQRVRAASAGVAWRAGNHLVAELPSNDRPHEMVIRYELNADDTLQRIVVAEATPPAWTTASPRTGPRWPERVEMTFEDPRGDGAYRVENLALAYPNPWARRIRPVDLVFRADGSATVLTFDGDVYRVEGLHTATSTWRRIAAGFNEPQSLAERDGEIFVFSRLGITRLVDNDGDGETDYYALFSNRFVQSAESRDMPMTLTALPDGSFLICKGGQQIENLSPHSGRVLRVSADGREAEVYASGIRNGYVAQDPLTGLITASDQQGNWVPSTPLLVLEPGGFYGFGQSVPEEPPATSAPALWIPHRVSQSGIKQVWARDERLGSLQGSMLWLDYQGPRLLKVMLDPEHWREQAAVMPVPVDVEVPLLGAAINPVDGRFYMVGFQIWGSNAKRHEGLSRLSVVAGVDALPVRARGFREGVLLEFPSPLDPTLAGDPGSYEARSWEYRRTPAYGSAQYRADGSFGEDPWDVHRVLVSPDRRRVFLAIKDLRPTMQFALDYNLFGDWTSAYFTFHELEKFDPSDEGFEVTDMTTVFAHERAPRTVRREETAISAERGQQLYEQYACIGCHSIDGSMEGKIGPSFAGLYWKDRELTNGETVSADDAYLRRSILRPEFQVVAGFGGDDASMPSFQGILNRDDLASLVLFIKSLASVPEDAPE, encoded by the coding sequence ATGATCGGACGCGGACTGTTGATCCTTTCCGTCGCGTGGCCGCTCGGCGTCCTGTCTCCGGTCCTGGGGCAGGGGCGGGGCGCCGCGCGCGGCGAGCGGCCGATGTATTCGGATTACCGCGACGCGACGACGCCGCTGTTTGAGACAACGCTCGATTTGCGGGAAAGTGCATCGCCGGTGGCGGCGGGCAACCTCGCGCCGCGGGTGGTCGCGTTGACGCTCGGTGAGAATGTGGCCGTGGGATTTGATACGGAGTTGCTGCGTCTGGCGGCGATCTGGCGGGGGCGCCGATTGACGCCGAGGGGGCTCGCCACGCGTTCCTATGCCACGACCTTTGGCAAGGCTCCTCCGGGGCAAAGCGACCTGCCGGAGCCGGGCGGTCCGTTGGTCGCGTCCACCGGACTGCACCCGGGCTGGCACACGCGCGGGGCCGAGGCATGGAGCGACCCGCGACCTCGTTGGTTGGCGGAGAACGAGTTGGGACGCGGACCCTTGCCGCGCGAGGTTGGACAATGGCGCGGCGTGGCGGATCGGGGCGACGGTGTGAGCCTGCACTACGAGGTGAGCGGCGCGCAGGTGGAGGAGCGTTATCGGGCGCGAACCACGCCGAAGGGCATCGCGGTGGAACGCTGGATCAAGCTCACCGGAGCGGGCGCGCCGCGCGTGTTGTCGCTGGTCGATTTTGGGGCGGATGACGAGGCGGCGCAGCGGGTCCGGGCCGCGAGCGCAGGCGTCGCATGGCGAGCGGGAAATCATCTCGTGGCGGAACTTCCTTCGAACGACCGCCCGCACGAGATGGTAATTCGTTATGAACTGAATGCCGACGATACCTTGCAACGGATCGTCGTGGCGGAGGCAACCCCGCCAGCCTGGACCACGGCGTCGCCGCGAACGGGGCCGCGCTGGCCGGAGCGAGTGGAGATGACCTTTGAGGATCCGCGGGGCGATGGGGCCTATCGAGTGGAGAATCTGGCGCTGGCTTATCCGAATCCGTGGGCGCGTCGCATCCGGCCGGTGGATCTCGTGTTTCGGGCGGATGGCAGTGCCACGGTGCTGACGTTTGACGGCGATGTTTACCGCGTGGAAGGGTTGCACACGGCGACGTCGACTTGGCGTCGGATTGCGGCGGGTTTTAATGAACCGCAGAGTCTCGCGGAACGCGACGGCGAGATCTTCGTTTTCAGTCGGTTGGGGATTACACGATTGGTGGACAACGACGGCGACGGAGAGACCGATTATTACGCGCTGTTCAGCAATCGGTTCGTCCAGAGTGCGGAGTCCCGGGACATGCCGATGACGCTCACGGCGTTGCCCGATGGGAGTTTTCTCATCTGCAAAGGTGGGCAGCAGATCGAAAATCTGTCGCCGCACAGTGGGCGCGTTTTGCGGGTGTCGGCGGACGGCCGGGAGGCGGAGGTTTACGCGAGCGGCATCCGCAACGGCTACGTGGCGCAGGACCCGCTGACGGGATTGATCACGGCCAGCGACCAGCAGGGGAACTGGGTGCCCTCGACGCCGCTTTTGGTGCTGGAGCCGGGTGGGTTTTACGGGTTCGGCCAGAGCGTGCCGGAGGAGCCACCGGCGACGTCGGCCCCGGCGTTGTGGATCCCGCATCGGGTTTCCCAATCGGGCATCAAACAAGTGTGGGCCCGGGACGAGCGACTGGGCTCGTTGCAAGGTTCGATGTTGTGGCTCGATTATCAGGGCCCGCGATTGCTCAAAGTGATGCTCGATCCGGAGCATTGGCGGGAGCAGGCGGCGGTGATGCCGGTGCCGGTGGACGTGGAGGTGCCGCTGTTGGGCGCCGCCATCAATCCGGTCGACGGACGTTTCTACATGGTGGGATTCCAAATTTGGGGATCCAACGCCAAACGCCATGAAGGCTTGTCGCGCCTGAGTGTGGTGGCGGGGGTCGATGCCTTGCCTGTGCGAGCGCGCGGCTTTCGCGAGGGCGTGCTGTTGGAGTTTCCGTCTCCGCTCGATCCCACCCTCGCTGGCGATCCCGGTAGTTACGAGGCCCGCAGTTGGGAATATCGACGCACGCCTGCGTATGGTTCGGCGCAATACCGGGCCGATGGGTCATTCGGCGAAGACCCTTGGGACGTCCATCGCGTGCTCGTTTCGCCGGATCGGCGGCGGGTGTTTCTGGCGATCAAGGACTTGCGACCGACGATGCAATTTGCGTTGGACTACAACCTGTTTGGCGATTGGACCTCGGCCTATTTCACCTTCCATGAGCTGGAGAAATTTGATCCGTCGGACGAAGGATTTGAGGTCACAGACATGACCACGGTATTCGCGCACGAGCGGGCACCTCGCACCGTGCGGCGGGAAGAGACGGCAATCTCGGCGGAGCGGGGCCAGCAGCTCTACGAGCAATATGCGTGCATCGGTTGCCATTCGATCGACGGCTCCATGGAAGGTAAGATCGGACCCTCGTTTGCCGGTCTGTATTGGAAGGACCGCGAGTTGACCAATGGAGAAACCGTGAGTGCGGATGATGCCTACCTGCGTCGATCGATCCTGCGCCCGGAGTTTCAGGTGGTGGCAGGTTTTGGCGGCGACGACGCCAGCATGCCGTCGTTTCAAGGCATCTTGAATCGCGACGATCTGGCCTCGTTGGTGCTGTTCATCAAATCGTTGGCCAGTGTGCCCGAGGACGCGCCGGAATAG
- a CDS encoding LacI family DNA-binding transcriptional regulator, with amino-acid sequence MPNPTLRTLAKELGLSRTTVSDALRGSPRVKAKTIERVRAAADAAGYQRNPLTGTVMSLLRRSGGQEFRGVIGIIDFVPEDRSPHAQRYADAVVAGIDRRADELGFKAERFEVGPKGMHLKRLDTIMHTRGIQALIILPAVGFPDLTALNWNRYTAVYTDYFIDRPGLHCVCSDHYRSMVALLNETHRRGYRRPGLYMEIPLDERLQFRWEGAFVALQKYLPDITEVPPLRLAKISKKEFLIWFKKHNPDVVFGHDSDALQWMKEAGARVPETHSYVCLNSLRAQTGCTALDFQSGQLGARSAELVTAQLLHNELGVPREPSLTTLPALLVEGNTLAKVKPTVAATTKKKAAPRKRQTATAK; translated from the coding sequence ATGCCAAACCCCACCCTGCGCACTCTGGCCAAGGAATTAGGCCTCTCTCGCACCACCGTCTCCGACGCCCTACGCGGTTCCCCTCGCGTCAAGGCCAAGACGATCGAGCGCGTGCGGGCAGCCGCCGACGCCGCCGGTTATCAACGCAATCCGCTCACCGGCACCGTCATGTCGCTGCTGCGCCGTTCCGGCGGACAGGAGTTCCGCGGGGTCATCGGCATCATCGATTTCGTGCCCGAAGACCGCTCGCCCCACGCGCAACGCTACGCCGACGCGGTGGTGGCGGGCATTGACCGCCGCGCCGATGAACTTGGTTTCAAGGCGGAACGTTTCGAGGTCGGCCCCAAGGGCATGCACCTCAAGCGGCTGGATACGATCATGCACACGCGGGGCATCCAGGCGCTCATCATCCTGCCGGCCGTCGGATTCCCCGATCTGACCGCGCTGAACTGGAACCGCTACACCGCTGTTTACACGGATTACTTTATCGATCGCCCTGGTCTGCACTGTGTGTGCTCGGACCACTACCGCTCCATGGTGGCCCTACTCAACGAGACCCATCGCCGCGGCTATCGCCGCCCCGGTCTCTACATGGAAATCCCGCTGGACGAGCGGCTGCAGTTTCGCTGGGAAGGCGCGTTCGTCGCGCTCCAAAAATACCTGCCCGACATCACCGAGGTGCCGCCGCTGCGGCTGGCCAAAATTTCCAAAAAGGAGTTTCTGATCTGGTTTAAGAAACACAATCCGGACGTGGTCTTCGGCCATGACAGCGACGCCCTCCAGTGGATGAAGGAGGCCGGTGCCCGCGTGCCCGAGACGCACAGCTACGTGTGTCTGAATTCCCTCCGCGCCCAGACCGGCTGCACCGCGCTCGATTTCCAAAGCGGTCAGCTTGGCGCCCGGTCGGCGGAACTCGTCACCGCCCAGCTTTTGCACAACGAACTCGGCGTCCCCCGCGAGCCGTCGCTCACCACCTTGCCCGCCCTGCTCGTGGAGGGAAATACGCTGGCCAAGGTGAAGCCAACCGTCGCCGCGACCACCAAGAAAAAAGCCGCGCCGCGCAAACGGCAGACAGCGACCGCCAAGTAA